The proteins below are encoded in one region of Fodinibius salinus:
- a CDS encoding helix-turn-helix transcriptional regulator, producing the protein MHEFILPPQKLSPFVKRIYEIDIPHPSTFEDNRIIPFGTGTITIVLKGNPRVEDANGVHHFPDYALSGQYFPTFSFDSDIPLLYYGIALKPTATHKLFDIYLADIQNDFLPLDEVIEDEADQIRQEILKTESTENRLRLLTDFMLNKVPDSIKYTHLDVVIDYIYEKKGKLKVLDLCEYEDVSRRYLEKKFNKFIGFTPGQFIRQVRFNFTCAEIAEGNSTVNDILSKFGYYDRSHFMKKFKRYHSDDLSVLTNEDGNLFKTVFSRIMRSESENNFHP; encoded by the coding sequence ATGCATGAATTTATCTTACCTCCCCAAAAATTATCTCCGTTTGTAAAACGGATATATGAAATTGATATCCCCCATCCCAGTACCTTTGAAGATAATAGAATCATCCCCTTTGGTACCGGGACTATTACCATCGTGTTAAAGGGGAACCCCCGGGTCGAAGATGCAAATGGTGTACATCACTTTCCCGATTACGCTCTTAGCGGCCAGTATTTCCCTACCTTCTCTTTTGACAGTGATATCCCTTTATTGTATTACGGCATTGCCCTAAAGCCCACAGCCACACACAAACTTTTTGATATTTACCTGGCGGACATCCAAAATGATTTCCTCCCTCTTGATGAAGTAATTGAGGATGAAGCCGACCAAATCCGGCAAGAAATTTTGAAGACCGAATCCACCGAAAACCGATTAAGATTGCTTACCGATTTTATGCTGAATAAAGTCCCGGACTCTATAAAATATACCCACCTGGATGTAGTTATTGACTACATTTACGAAAAGAAGGGCAAATTGAAAGTCCTGGATCTCTGTGAATATGAAGACGTGAGTAGACGCTATCTCGAGAAGAAATTTAACAAGTTTATTGGTTTTACTCCCGGTCAGTTTATTCGACAGGTGCGCTTTAATTTTACCTGTGCTGAAATTGCAGAAGGAAATTCTACCGTAAACGATATTTTATCAAAATTTGGCTATTACGACCGATCCCACTTTATGAAAAAGTTCAAGAGATATCACAGCGATGATCTCAGTGTCCTTACAAACGAAGATGGGAATCTGTTTAAAACCGTATTTTCCCGGATTATGCGTAGTGAGTCTGAAAATAATTTTCATCCATAA
- the recG gene encoding ATP-dependent DNA helicase RecG, producing MKLIDLPQLGTKRLNALSESGIKSTLDLLNYFPHRYLDRTTITKIRELRDNSEEVTVVGRIKKIQQKGHGNKKRLEVIIQDDTASLKGVWFKGAHYIRKNLSEGEAVAFFGNVKKYGRYLSIAHPEYEKVSNTSDLSQLKQIMPIYPGNKSLAKTSTTSKLIHQWQKITLKHEKTPEFLPDSIRQSYSLPKRHESYRMIHFPESKSEYQKAFKRFKFEELFLFELSVAKSKHEIIDKHDAPVFEDLGNYTQRFFNTHLPFELTDGQKSALSDIKKDVRSGKQMNRLLQGDVGSGKTIVALGAILMALDNGYQAAFMAPTEILAEQHFRTLSNFLDPLDINIRLLVGNQKKTVRTDILTDLEGGSCDIVVGTHAVIQEQVNFYKLGLAIVDEQHRFGVKQRAEILKKGSHPHVLVMSATPIPRSLAMTLYSDLDISIIKDLPGGRKPVKTAVRHQKKHDEIYNFVEQELNKGGQAYVVYPLVEESEKMDLKDASAGFKKLKKRFSNHEVGLLHGQMKSEEKDAVMLQFINNEVQVLVSTTVIEVGVDVSNASLMIVEHAERFGLSQLHQLRGRIGRGERQSYCILIYGQKVSKEAQFRLRKMAETDDGFQIAEADLELRGPGDFLGTKQSGLPEFKVADIVEDQWILEQAKSEAWKIISNDFNLEQPKHQELKKVFTPYYKKKSKFYGMG from the coding sequence ATCAAAAGTACACTGGATCTACTAAACTACTTTCCTCACCGGTATTTAGACCGGACAACCATCACCAAGATTCGAGAACTTCGCGATAATAGTGAAGAAGTAACCGTAGTAGGCCGTATCAAGAAAATACAACAAAAAGGGCACGGGAATAAAAAAAGACTGGAAGTTATCATTCAAGACGATACCGCCTCTTTGAAGGGAGTCTGGTTTAAAGGCGCCCATTATATAAGGAAAAATCTTTCGGAGGGTGAAGCCGTCGCCTTCTTTGGCAACGTTAAGAAATACGGTCGGTATTTATCTATTGCGCATCCAGAGTATGAAAAAGTAAGCAATACTTCTGACCTTTCGCAGCTAAAGCAGATTATGCCTATCTACCCGGGTAACAAGTCACTCGCCAAAACGTCAACGACCAGCAAACTCATCCACCAGTGGCAAAAAATTACTCTAAAACATGAAAAAACACCCGAATTCCTGCCGGATTCTATTCGACAAAGTTACAGCTTGCCCAAACGGCATGAGTCCTACCGGATGATTCATTTCCCGGAATCGAAATCAGAGTATCAAAAAGCATTCAAGCGGTTTAAGTTTGAAGAGTTATTTCTCTTTGAGCTAAGCGTGGCCAAGAGCAAACACGAAATTATTGACAAACACGACGCGCCTGTTTTTGAGGATCTAGGCAATTATACTCAGCGCTTCTTCAATACCCACCTACCTTTTGAGCTCACCGATGGACAAAAGTCCGCTCTTTCGGATATAAAAAAAGATGTGCGCTCTGGCAAGCAAATGAACCGGTTGCTCCAAGGCGATGTAGGATCAGGTAAAACCATAGTGGCCTTGGGTGCCATACTTATGGCACTGGATAACGGCTATCAAGCCGCCTTTATGGCCCCTACCGAAATCCTGGCTGAACAACATTTCCGAACACTTTCCAATTTCCTGGATCCGCTGGATATCAATATTCGTCTGCTGGTAGGTAATCAAAAGAAAACCGTACGCACTGACATCCTCACAGACCTCGAAGGCGGCAGCTGTGATATCGTCGTTGGTACCCATGCTGTTATCCAAGAGCAAGTAAACTTTTATAAGCTGGGGCTGGCCATCGTTGATGAACAACACCGTTTTGGTGTTAAGCAACGCGCTGAAATTCTAAAAAAGGGATCACATCCACATGTGCTCGTGATGTCAGCGACTCCCATTCCCCGCTCACTGGCTATGACATTATATAGTGACCTGGATATCTCCATCATTAAAGATCTTCCCGGCGGACGCAAACCCGTGAAGACCGCCGTTCGGCACCAAAAGAAACACGATGAAATTTATAACTTCGTTGAGCAGGAATTGAATAAGGGCGGGCAAGCATACGTCGTGTATCCCTTAGTGGAAGAGTCTGAAAAAATGGACCTCAAAGATGCCAGCGCAGGGTTTAAGAAACTAAAAAAGCGATTCTCTAATCACGAGGTGGGATTACTGCACGGACAGATGAAATCCGAAGAGAAAGATGCCGTGATGCTGCAGTTCATTAATAATGAGGTACAGGTGCTGGTCTCAACCACCGTCATAGAGGTCGGTGTTGACGTATCTAATGCCAGCCTTATGATTGTGGAACACGCCGAACGGTTTGGGCTGTCACAGCTTCATCAGCTACGGGGGCGTATCGGCCGGGGCGAACGTCAGAGTTACTGCATCCTAATTTACGGCCAAAAAGTAAGTAAAGAGGCACAATTTCGCCTGCGGAAGATGGCAGAGACCGATGATGGGTTTCAAATTGCTGAAGCTGACCTAGAGCTTCGCGGACCCGGCGATTTTCTTGGTACCAAACAAAGCGGCCTGCCAGAATTTAAGGTCGCTGACATTGTAGAAGATCAATGGATACTAGAACAGGCAAAATCTGAAGCTTGGAAAATTATTAGTAATGATTTTAATTTAGAACAACCTAAGCACCAGGAGTTAAAAAAGGTATTCACCCCTTATTACAAAAAGAAGAGTAAATTTTATGGGATGGGCTGA